The nucleotide window GAATTTAGAAATATTAGAGTTTATGAGGGTTTCCAAGTATTTGACTTTGTTTCACTTTCACATGGTTTTAGGCTAAATGAAATAAAACTTCATAATCTTGGATATTTTGAGGTTATCGATGCTTCTATTGCTATTCAGTCAATTTTGGTAAGTAATGTAAATATCTCAGAAGATGATATTTTATTCGGTATTGAATCGAGTTTTTGGCCTGGAAGATTTGAAATTATCCGCAAAAACCCTCTTGTGATAATCGATGGAGCTCATAACGATGCCTCTTCAAAAATTTTGAGTGATACTATTAAAAACTTAACAGACAAAAAAATAACGCTATTATTTTCAATGTTAAGTGATAAAAACGTCTTTTCTTTTTTGTCGAATATAAGAGATATTGTCGCTAAACTTGTGATTACCACTGTCCCAAACTCCTATTCAAGAGCGTTGAATCCATATGAGATTTACAATTCTGCGAGGTTATTTTTTAAAGAAAGCATGATTGAAGTAATAGAAAATCCGAGAAAAGCTTATTTTGATACTAAAGATTCTCTTAAAGAAGATGATATACTTCTTATAACTGGTTCTCTTTATCTTGTTGGATTTGTTCGTTCTCTAGAAAATATTTTCACTTTTAACTCAAAATTGGTATAATAATAATGTATGGGTAAAATATTAGGCAGTTTTTCGATTTTTTTGCCTGTTCTGTCAAAAACAGAAATTTATTTAATTGTTTTAGCATTTGTAATCCTTAACTTTGCAATTGCACTTTTCATCTATAACGATAGCAAAAACCGTGGTGGAAAAAGTATAGGATGGGTTATTTCTTCAATCCTTTTGGGAGGTATCATTCCACTTATTTTTTATCTAATGGTAAGGAGTCCTTATACTCTTGATGAAATAAGAGAAGATAATGAAAGAAAGGAGGTTCTAGCACTACAGAAAAAATATTATCAGTTAATGATTAGTAAAGAAGTTTATAAATGTCCTATTTGTGGGGAAGAGGTAAAAGGTGAATATATATTTTGTCCACATTGTTTTACCCAATTAAAAAAGAAATGTCCTAAATGTGGGGCAATAATTGAAAAAGATGCAAAAATTTGCCCTTACTGCGGCTTTATCTTTGAAGGAAAGGAGTGATGTATGAAAGTATTTACTTACTCTCCGGGTGGTGTTCACCCTGATGAAAGTAAAATCACAAAAGACTTTCCCTTTGAAGTATTTAAGTCTCCTCCGGTTGTTGTTATTCCTTTACAACAACATACAGGTGCACCAAATAATCCCCTTGTTTCAGTTGGGGATTACGTAAAGGTTGGTCAAAAAATTGGTGATACTAACCAGTTTGTTGCAGCTCCAGTGCATGCTTCGGTATCTGGAAAAGTTTTGGCAATTGAGGATAGACTTTTGCCTAATGGCACAAAGGGAAAGTGCGTTGTAATTGAAAACGACTACAAAGACGAATGGGTTGAATTGAGTAAAAGAGACTCTTTTGAGGATTTACCAAGAGAAGAAATTTTAAAAGTCATTAGAGACAAGGGTATTGTGGGATTAGGAGGAGCATCTTTTCCTACGGCAGTAAAACTCTCTCCACCGCCAAATAAAGTAATTGATATTATTATTGGAAACGGAGCAGAATGCGAGTCTTATTTAACTGTTGACAATAGGGTTATGCTTGAATACCCTGACAAAATCATTAAAGGTATTCTTATTGAGATGCAGATTACTGGCGCAAAAAGAGGTATTATAGCAGTCGAAGAGAATAAAGAAGATGCAGCCTTACTTCTTAATAAGAAAGTACAAGAAATGGGTTTATCGAATGTTGAGGTTGTTCTCGTTAAAACAAAATATCCTCAAGGAGGTGAAAAGCAACTTATAAAGGCAGTGCTTAATAGAGAAGTCCCTTCAGGAGGATTGCCTTTAGATGTCGGTGTTGTTGTGCAGAATGTCCAAACTTTGAAGGCAATAACTGAGGCTATATTGGAAGATAAGCCTGTAATTGAAAGAGGTATTACCGTTTCGGGTGATGCGGTTGAGAAAAAAGGTAATTTTATCATGCGGATTGGAACACCTGCAAGTTTTATCATTGATACTCTTGGGTTAAATAGGAAATTAAGAAAACTCATATTTGGCGGTCCAATGACGGGCATTGCTCAGGCATCTGTCGATGTGCCTGTGATTAAGGGAACTTCAGGTATTCTTATGTTTGGCGAAGAAGCCTTAGAAATGGCTCCGCAAGAAGAATCACCTTGTATAAGATGTGCAAGTTGTGTGGACAGTTGTCCTATGGGCCTTATGCCCTTTCTTATTGATCATGCTTCAAGAAGAAAAGATTTGCAAGAAGCAGAAAGACTCCATGCTCTTGATTGTATAGAATGTGGAGTTTGTTCCTATGTGTGTCCTTCAAAGAGACATTTGACTGAAAACATTAAGGGTGTGAAACAAGCAATTATTAAGCAGAAGAAAATTGAAGCTGCAAAACAGGCTGCCTTTGAGAAACTCAAACAACAACGACAAAAAGAAAAGGAAATGTCTTAGAAGGAGGAAAAAAATGGCTAAATATGATATTGACCTTGTTGTTAATGCTGCCCCTCACATAAGGGATAAAGTGAATACTTCCTCCATCATGAGAGATGTAGTTTTAGCTTTAATCCCAGCAATGGTTGGAAGTATTTTTATTTTTGGTGAAAGGGTAATAGTTGTCTATTTGGTTTCCATAGTTTCTTCAATCCTTGCAGAATACGTAGGGAATTTACTGTTCCATAAAAATTCATCGCTAAAAGATTTTTCTGTGGTTGTAACAGGTGTTTTGCTTGCAATGACTCTACCACCAAGCTCTCCATGGTGGATGGTTGTAGTAGGGGCATTTTCTGGAATTTTGCTTGGAAAGATGATTTTTGGTGGAATTGGTTCAAACCCATTCAATCCTGCTCTTGTGGGAAGAGCTGTTTTAATGGTTTCTTGGCCTACCTACATGACAACATGGGATAAACCACGTTTTTTCATAGGGTTTCCTTTCAGGGTTTTAAGCCTAGATGCTATCACATCGGCAACTCCTTTGAATGTAGTTCAATTACAAAGTTATTCTCAACTTATTTCTGAATTTGGTAGCAAACTAAACTTGTATACCTCTCTTTTCTTTGGTACCGTTGGTGGTAGTATTGGAGAAACTTCAGCAATTCTTCTTCTAATAGGAGCTATTTATCTATTTATAAGAAAAGTCATCGATTGGAAAATTCCCACTTTTTATATCGCAACTGTTTTCGTTTTGTCGTTCGTTTTTGGAAGAGACCCAATATTTTCAATTCTTGCTGGTGGTCTATTTCTTGGTGCATTCTTCATGGCAACTGACTATAGTTCGTCTCCAAAAACACCGCTTGGTAAGATTTATTATGGCATATTTCTTGGTATTATGACTGTTATAATCCGTCAATTTTCTTCTTACCCAGAAGGTGTAATGTTTTCAATTCTTTTAGGTAATGCTTTAGTTACGTATTTTGATAAGACTATGCCAAGAGTTTATGGTGTTTTTCCTAAAAAAGAGGTGTCAAAATGAAAAGTGTGCTTAAATTTGCTCTGAATTTTGGTATAATCGCTGCGATTATTGGTTTAGCTTTAGCGGTAGTTTTTCAAATAACGGATCCTATTATCAAACTTCAAGATGCAAAAGCACTTCAGGAAGGATTACAAAACGTTTTTAACGGCAATTATGAATTTCCAGAACTTGAAAAGCCGATTCAATCATTGGATCCTTCTGTTCAGATTCTTAAAACGTTTCTTGTGAGGGATAAAAACTCCAATTCGATTGAAGGAGGGGTTTTAACAGTTGTGGTTGCAGGGTCTCAAGCACCTATTAAGATGCTTGTTGGAGTTAAAAAAGACGGAACAATTTCAGGAATATCAATCTTAGCAATGCAAGAAACAGCAGGTTTGGGAGCTAACGCAGATAATCCTTCTTATTATGTTAATAAGAAAAACAAGATAACTTTTTTAGGTCAATTCAAGGGCAAAAACGTTGAAAAGGATAAATTAATTCCAAAAGAAGATATAATTGCGATAACTGGTGCAACAATTACTTCTAAAGCGATATCTACAGGTTCTAAAGTTGCAGGGGAGTCGTTTCTTCAATATTTAAAGGAGGCTCACCAATGAAGAAATTAAAAATCATTTGGGAAGCAATAATACCAAACAACCCTGTCCTAATAATTTCTATAGGTTTGTGTTCAGTTATTGCGGTTTCTAACTCTGTTAAAAGCGCACTTCTTATGACTCTTGTTTTTGCTTTAGTTCAGATTCCATCAAACATTATAATCTCAGCAATGAGAAAAATTATCCCTAACGAATTAAGAGTCCCTATCTTTGTAAGCGTAATTGCTGCTTTTACAACTATTGCAGCTTTGTTATCTCAAGCGTTTTTTAATCCAATATATCAGGTTATTAAACTTTATATTCTTCTTGTGGTTGTAAACTGTATTATCATCGGAAGAGCTGAAGCTTTTGCCTATACAAATGGTATTTTTGATTCACTTCTCGATGGAATAGGGAATACCATTGGCTATGGTTTGGTGCTTGTTACTATTGCTATTATGAGGGAACTAATTGGAAAAGGAACTCTTGCAGGTATCCAAATAATGTCTGAAAGTTATCAACCTATGCTTCTTATGATCCTTCCGCCAGCAGGTTTTATTTTTATCGGAATTTTAACTGGTGCAATTGAAACATACCTCAAACAAAAAGGAGGTAAGGAATGAGTTATTTTCAAAATCTTATAAAGATATTTATTTCCTCAAGTATAATTAATAACATAATTCTTATCCAATTTCTTGGTTTGTGCTCTTATATTGGTTTAACCGATAGCCTTTCGTCTTCAATTGGAATGAGTTTTGCAGTAATTTTTGTAACAGTCTCTTCTTCGATTCTTGCTTGGATGATTGATAACTGGATTCTCATACCAACAGGACTTCAACCTGCTCTTCAAATTACAGCATTTATTCTTGTGATTGGCTCTTTTGTTGGACTTGTTGAGATATACATTAAGAAGGTTTCCCCAAATCTATATAAGGCGATGGGTATTTACCTTCCACTTATTGCAACAAACTGCCTTATACTTGGTGCAACATTTATTAACTCAATGAATAATTACGATTTTGTTGAATCGATTGTCTCTGGTTTTGGTATAGCAACTGGTTATGCAATTGCAATGTTACTTCTTGCAGGCATTAGGGAAAGATTAAGGAATTCTGATTTACCTCCGTTTTTCAAAGGGAAAGCAATTGCTTTTATGATTTCTGGTATTCTTTCCCTTGCATTTTTAGGCTTTAGTGGAATAATAAAATAGAGGTGTATTATGAAAGATTTGTTGGTTTCTGTAGGTACTTTGGGTGTGTTAGGGGCTTTATTTGGAGCGTTGATTGGAATATTTTCAGAAAAATTTAAAGTTGAAGAAAGCCCTTTAGTCTCTGCAATTTATGAGGTGTTACCACATGGAGATTGCGGAGCCTGCGGATTCCCTGGTTGTCATCCTTGTGCTGAAGCAATTGCTGAAAAAAGAGCTCCCTACGATGCTTGTTCTGTAGGTGGAAAAGAGGTAGCAGATAAAGTTAAGGCAATTATGGAGGAAGCCGAAAAATCTTCTTCCTAATTTTTATTTTTCATAGTAAAATAAAAAAGGGGAAGTGATGAAAAGATTTATTGTTTTTGCTCTTATTTGCGTTTTAGTGCTCGTATACGTGGAGACAGCGCAGTCCCAATCTATGGTAGATATTGTTTCTGAAAATACATTAAACATAAAGGTTTCAAAAACTGTTTTCTTTAGTATTGATAAGTCAGTTTTTAATGGACTTACAGGCTTTGAGCTTTTAGATGGGCAAAATAAACTTCCCCTTTCCTTTATAGAAAACGGAAATACAATAATTTTTAAAACTTATTTGAATTTTAATCCTTTAGAGAAGAAAAACTTAAAACTTGTTTATGGTGTTTCAAACCCTCGGTATGTTGAATTTTTCATTCCTGATTACTTTGGAACGCACTTTATTATACCTACTTCTTGTAATGTGAATGTATTTTCTTCTTCTTCCGATAATAACGTAAAAATTGTAAAGAAGGATACTAATAAACTTTATTTTGATATTACTCTCCATGAAAACAACTTTAAAACTCTCAAATTATTAGAAGACGGAGTCTATGAATTAGTTTCTAATAAACCTGTTTTAGTAAGTATTTCGACTTTAACTGCTCCTTTTGATAAGGATTCTTCCGACGATATTTCTTCTCTTTATGGCACCTATTTTGGAGTTTATGTTCCGAAGTTTCTTTTTATTTTTGCCCAAGACAATGCCCATATAAGAGTTGAGGATAGTGACGGTAAAATTGTAACTGAAAGCGATATTGCCAAAGGCTCTTTCTACATTAATACTAACTTAAAAGAAGGTTTTTACATTATTTCCTCTGACAAACCCGTTTTGGTTGAGTATGGATATGCTTCGGATAATGTTTTTGCAACTATCTTCGGAGTTGGAAATGTAGAATTTGAATCTTTTGGAGGGTTTGGAGTATCTTCTATATTTAAAGATACAGAAGTTATCGTTGAATTTGGTGGGGAAAAGAAAACTTTTACCCTTAAGAATGTTAATGATTTTGAGTATTTTGAAACACAGCCAGATGAAACTGAAGATAACACATTAAAAATGATTCCGGTAAAGGTAAGTGCTTCAAAATCTGTTTTGATCTATGCTTATGGTGTTTATGGTAATACCGATGCAGAACAGTTGCCAGGTTTTAGTGATTTTAATAAGTATAATTTTAGAACTGGCAAGGTTACAAATATCTATGGTGAAAGAAAAAGGAGAGTTGTTGTTATTCCTGTCGATAATAATACCTCTTTTTACGTTAATGGTGCAAAATATACACAGGGTGCATTTGAGAAAAAGGAATTTTTGTTTAATAAAAGTTTTTCGAAGGTTGATATATCATCAAATAAGCAGGTTGTGGTATTCGATCTTGGTATTGCGAAAAATAGAGAGATATTTAGCACCCTTATTCCTTATAAAACCTCTGAATTTATAAAAGTATCAACTATTGCTCCGTCTCAAGATAGTGAAAATAGCACTGTAAATAATCCAAGTCCTTCAGATAACAAACCTACCCAAGAAAAAAGTTTTCTTGAAAAGGTAAAAGGTGCTATACTATCGGTAGCGGGGAAAATAATGGAATTCTTTAAAAATACGTTTAGTAAATTTGATTTAACTTATACTTTTGGGGTTATTGTCGCCTTTTTTAAAAATATTTCGTTAAAGATTCTTGAATTTCTTAAGCCTTTATCTTTACAAATTTACAATTACACAAAGAATTATTTTCCAAATTTAACTCCAGACTTAATTTCATCTATTATATCTGTAGCAGTTTTGTTAATTCTTTTAATAATTTTATTCCCTAAAAGGCATGAGAAAAAATTAAAAGAAGTTCCTCTTAAAGAAATAAAAAAGAAACCCATTGCTTTTGATGTGAAAGATATCGAAATAAGGGAAATCGAAAAACCAGTTGAGGAAGCAAAACCTGTTGAAGAAAAAGCTGAAGTCCCTCTTGTAAAATTAAAGCCTGAAGAAAAAGCCCCTGTTAAAGATGATAAAAAAATAGCAGAGGAGCAAATAGCTAAAGAAGAGAAAATTCTTAGACCGATCCCACAGAAAAGATTTGGCGAAAAACCTATTATTGAACCTACAAAGATTATTAAACCTTCAGAGAAAAAGGAAGAAAAGCCTATTATAAAGGTAGAAAAAGAAGAAAAGCCTATTATAAAGGTTGAGAAAGTTAAAGAAAAAGAGGAGGAACCTCTTCCAAAGGTAGAGGAAGTTGTAGAAAAACAAGAAAAACCTGTTATAAAAGTAGAAGAAGTAAAAGGAAAAGAGGAAGTCCCTCAAACTAATCCTGTAGAAGCAGTTGAAGAAGTTTCTTTTGCAGATTTTGCGCAACCTCCTGAAGATACTGAAACTTTGAAAAAAACTAGAGAAGTAAAAAAGGAAGAAGAGGTAACGGAGGAAAAGAAGGAAACTTTCAAAAAGGAACAATTTAGATCTACTTTTGATGAGCTTTTGTCTAAGTTAGAGAAGGAAAAACAAGAGCAAACCGAAAATAAAGAAGCTGTTGAACCCATAAAAGAAGACGTCAGTAAAGCAAAAGAAGAAAAGTTAATAAGTGAAACACATGTTAAAATTGAGCTTAAAGATAGATTTGTTATAGATGCAACCTCCTTTAGGAAGATTTTTGAGAGCGGTAAACTAAGCAAATCCGAAAAAGATAATATTTTAAATAGAGCATTTATTGCTGCTTCAGAAAAAGCCAAAATTAACGACATCATTTTAGAGGGTGGTTATAAGCCTGCTGTTATTGCTCTCTCACAGATCGAAGAGAGGCTTGCAGAGGATATTGCAAAGAGAATTGGAAGTAATGTCATAACAGCCTTCAATATTTTAATTGCTAAAAAGATTCGAGTTTCTGATGTTGTAGTTGATGATAATCCAAAAATAAAAAATTATCAAAACACAAAAATTATTTTAATAGAAGAAATGATTTAATTCTGTTTTTTAAGTAAGTTGTAAAGTTGTCCAGAAACCTCAAAAGATGATAGTTTAGTTCTTGCGATGATAATTGAGTTTAACTCAGCCTTTTTTAAAGTTTCTTCTTCAGGGGTATTACTCTCAGTAACTATAATAATCGGTATCCTCTTAATTGTTGCAACACCTACTACATTGATGTTAGATTGAACAGTTATCCAAGTAGTTTCTTCTTCAGCCTTTGAAAGAACATTACTCAGTAAATCACAAGTGTAAGCTTTTTCTACTATTTTATCTAAATCTTCTTCTTTGAAATTTGTAAGCACTTCAAGTTTTAATTCTTCTATTAACTTTCTTATTTTCATTTTGACGCCTCCAAAAGTATTATCGTTTCTCCAAACTTCGAAAAGAAGGTATGTCCCTTTTCCAAATGTGGAGGTTAAGAAGAAAAAATCAGAAATTTTTTCGATATTCTTAAGGCCCATACCTGCACCAAACCCAAGCATTCTTGCTTTTTCCGATGCCGTTGAATAACCAGGTTTTAAAGCAAGAATAAGATTGTTTATCCCTGGTCCTATGTCTTTTGCAATTGAGACAATTTTTTGCTTGTATAGTATTGTTTTAATAAAACCAAACTTTGCGTGTATCACTATATTTGCTTCGGCTTCATAGAGGCAGATACCAGATTTTCTTACAATTTCTTTTTCTCTACCAATACTTCCATTTAAAATTGATGTATTAAGTGCTTTTAGAAGCGACTCCCTTATTCTTAACGTTGCATCTCCAAGATGGTCAAAGTCTTCTCCAAAAATCGGGAATTCTAAAACTAATATTGTATCTTCCATGGAGCTCCTTTGAGTCCTGCTTCGTAAAGCAGTCCGCATGTTACAAAAACAATATATTTAGTGCGCAATAGAATAATGTTCTCTTTTTTCGCTAATTCTACTGTTGATGCCTCAATTGGCTTTCCTCTTGCAATAAGCACCACTGGTATATCTAAAATTTTTGCGGTTTTTACAACCGATGGGTTTGTCACACCAGTTATAAGTAGAACTGGCTCTTCTTCTCTACTGATAACAAATAATGTATCTGAGAGAAGGTCAGCTGCAAATCCGTATTTGATGTTTACATCCCAATTGCCTTCTTCTTGTAAAACTTCTGCATCTACAATTTTAATAATTTCTTCTACCTTCATCTTTTATATATTTTACCATAAAAAAATTTTTATTATAGTGATTTTTATAACAAATAAATAAGTAACGCTATTCTTATAATTATGCATTAAAATTATAATAAAAAAGTGAATAATATCACATATTTTGCAAAATTTAAATTTTTGGTATAATTAAGTGATGAGAAAGAAGCAACAGTTATGTGATAATTTTAACAAATGTGTTCAAGTATCCGAATTTCTATCTGCTGTAAGCAATCCTGTAAGAATTGGTATTATCTGTTATCTAACAACTGGTGAGAGATCTGTTAATGAAATTGTTGATAAACTTAAAATCTCTCAACCTACCGTGTCTCTTAATCTGTTTAGACTTTACAGGGCAGGCTGGCTTTCAAGGAGGCGCGTGGGGAAAAATGTTTACTACAAAATAGCAAAAGATGAGTATAAAGAAATTATTGAAAAGATTAGTGATTTATATTTAAAAAAGATTAAAATAGGAAAAACATCATGAAAGGAGGAACAATGGAGGTAAAAACATTTCCTGCAGTTGATATGGAAATCAAGAAAAGGGGTGCAAAACCAGAAGCACTTATACAGGTGCTGCATGGCACTCAAGAAAGCCTTGGGTATTTGCCCGAAGAGGTGCTTACATACATTTCAGAGAAACTCAACGTGCCTCTTTCCAAAATCTATGGGGTTGTAACTTTTTACAATTTTTTTAAACTTAAAAAAGATGCTGAACATGTAATTATGGTTTGTATGGGGACGGCTTGCTATGTAAAAGGCTCAGAAAATATTTTAGATGTGATTTGTAATCGTTTGGGAATTAAACCAAACGAAATTACAAAAGATGGAAGGTTTGCTGTGAGGATTGTTAGATGTCTTGGGTGTTGTGGTCTTGCTCCTGCTATTATGGTCGATGGGAAAGATGTTTATGGAAAAGTAAGCAAAGAAAACTTAATAGAAATTCTTACAAAATATTCATAAATGAAAGAACTTTCCTTAAATATTCTTGATATAATTGAAAATTCTCTTAAGGCAAAGGCAAAAAATATTGAACTTACAATTGTTGAAGATGATTCAAAAGACCTACTTTTAATTGAAATAAAAGACGATGGAGTTGGAATGGATGAAGCCTTATTAAAAGAAGTTTTTGACCCATTCATGACTACATCTAAAAACAAGAAGGTTGGTTTAGGGATTCCGTTATTAAAACTTGAGGCAGAATTATGCGATGGGGGTGTATTTATTGAAAGCAAAATGGGTTTAGAAACGATTGTAAAGGTATACTTTAAAAAATCCCATATTGATGTGCCTCCTTTGGGGGATTTACCTGCAACCATTGTTAGTATCATTGCAACGCATCCTGAAGTGAATTTGAAGTTCAAACATGTTGTAAATAACAGAACTTTTGAGATTTCAACAGAAGATCTGAGGAAAACCTGCGAGGAATCACTTTGCACTCCATTGGTATTGAATAGTATCAAAACTTTTTTAGAAGAAAAAATAAAAGAACTACATGGAGGTGTTTAAATGGACAAAATTAAGTCGATTGAAGACTTGAGAAAACTGAGAGAACAAGCAAAGGCATTTTTAAGAACAAGACAAGGAGAGGTAAAAGTAAAAATTTACATTAGCATGGGAACTGTCGGTATTGCAGCAGGGTCAAGAGATGTCCTTTTGGTAATATTAGACGAACTTCAAAAAAGAAATTTTACAGATGTTCAGATTATTGAAAGAGGTTCTATGGGATTAGACGTTGAAGAGCCTGTTGTTGGAGTTGATAGAGATGGGGTTGTAGTTTACTATGGACATGTCACTCCTGAGATGGCAAGGCAAATTGTAGCGTCTCATGTAATCAATGGACAGATTATTAGTGATTGGGTTATTGCAAAGGAGTAATATAAATGAAAATCTATAGAATTCATGCATTAATTTGTGCCGGTGCTCAGTGTATTGCTGCAGGTGGAAATGGTTTTGAAGATGCCCTAAAAGACGAACTTAAAAAGCACGAACTACTTGAAGAGGTAAACATTATAGAAACAGGATGCATGGGTTCGTGTCAACTTGGACCCCTCATGGTTGTTTATCCTGAGGGTGTTATTTATACAAAACTTAAACCCGAAGATGCTAAAGAAATAGTGGAGGAGCATTTCTTAAAAGGAAGAGATGTGAAGAGATTGATGTGGAAGGAAAAAGAGACTGTCCTTCCATCTTTAAGTGAAATCCCATTTTTCGCAAAACAGACGAAAGTTGTTTTAAGAAACTGTGGAATTATAAATCCTGAGGATATTAACGAATATATCGCTCAAGGTGGTTATGAAGCACTTGGTAAAACAATAACAGAAATGACACGAGAAGACGTGATTCAAGTCATAAAAGATTCTGGTTTAAGAGGAAGAGGTGGTGCTGGTTTTCCAACAGGAAAGAAGTGGCAACTTGCCTATGAACAAGATTCCCCTATCAAATATATTGTATGCAATGCTGATGAAGGTGATCCTGGTGCCTACATGAATAGATCAGTCTTAGAGGGTGATCCACATTCTGTTTTGGAAGGTATGGCTATAGCGGGT belongs to Caldisericaceae bacterium and includes:
- a CDS encoding zinc-ribbon domain-containing protein, producing MGKILGSFSIFLPVLSKTEIYLIVLAFVILNFAIALFIYNDSKNRGGKSIGWVISSILLGGIIPLIFYLMVRSPYTLDEIREDNERKEVLALQKKYYQLMISKEVYKCPICGEEVKGEYIFCPHCFTQLKKKCPKCGAIIEKDAKICPYCGFIFEGKE
- the rsxC gene encoding electron transport complex subunit RsxC, encoding MKVFTYSPGGVHPDESKITKDFPFEVFKSPPVVVIPLQQHTGAPNNPLVSVGDYVKVGQKIGDTNQFVAAPVHASVSGKVLAIEDRLLPNGTKGKCVVIENDYKDEWVELSKRDSFEDLPREEILKVIRDKGIVGLGGASFPTAVKLSPPPNKVIDIIIGNGAECESYLTVDNRVMLEYPDKIIKGILIEMQITGAKRGIIAVEENKEDAALLLNKKVQEMGLSNVEVVLVKTKYPQGGEKQLIKAVLNREVPSGGLPLDVGVVVQNVQTLKAITEAILEDKPVIERGITVSGDAVEKKGNFIMRIGTPASFIIDTLGLNRKLRKLIFGGPMTGIAQASVDVPVIKGTSGILMFGEEALEMAPQEESPCIRCASCVDSCPMGLMPFLIDHASRRKDLQEAERLHALDCIECGVCSYVCPSKRHLTENIKGVKQAIIKQKKIEAAKQAAFEKLKQQRQKEKEMS
- a CDS encoding RnfABCDGE type electron transport complex subunit D; the protein is MAKYDIDLVVNAAPHIRDKVNTSSIMRDVVLALIPAMVGSIFIFGERVIVVYLVSIVSSILAEYVGNLLFHKNSSLKDFSVVVTGVLLAMTLPPSSPWWMVVVGAFSGILLGKMIFGGIGSNPFNPALVGRAVLMVSWPTYMTTWDKPRFFIGFPFRVLSLDAITSATPLNVVQLQSYSQLISEFGSKLNLYTSLFFGTVGGSIGETSAILLLIGAIYLFIRKVIDWKIPTFYIATVFVLSFVFGRDPIFSILAGGLFLGAFFMATDYSSSPKTPLGKIYYGIFLGIMTVIIRQFSSYPEGVMFSILLGNALVTYFDKTMPRVYGVFPKKEVSK
- a CDS encoding FMN-binding protein; the protein is MKSVLKFALNFGIIAAIIGLALAVVFQITDPIIKLQDAKALQEGLQNVFNGNYEFPELEKPIQSLDPSVQILKTFLVRDKNSNSIEGGVLTVVVAGSQAPIKMLVGVKKDGTISGISILAMQETAGLGANADNPSYYVNKKNKITFLGQFKGKNVEKDKLIPKEDIIAITGATITSKAISTGSKVAGESFLQYLKEAHQ
- the rsxE gene encoding electron transport complex subunit RsxE — its product is MKKLKIIWEAIIPNNPVLIISIGLCSVIAVSNSVKSALLMTLVFALVQIPSNIIISAMRKIIPNELRVPIFVSVIAAFTTIAALLSQAFFNPIYQVIKLYILLVVVNCIIIGRAEAFAYTNGIFDSLLDGIGNTIGYGLVLVTIAIMRELIGKGTLAGIQIMSESYQPMLLMILPPAGFIFIGILTGAIETYLKQKGGKE
- a CDS encoding electron transport complex subunit RsxA; the protein is MSYFQNLIKIFISSSIINNIILIQFLGLCSYIGLTDSLSSSIGMSFAVIFVTVSSSILAWMIDNWILIPTGLQPALQITAFILVIGSFVGLVEIYIKKVSPNLYKAMGIYLPLIATNCLILGATFINSMNNYDFVESIVSGFGIATGYAIAMLLLAGIRERLRNSDLPPFFKGKAIAFMISGILSLAFLGFSGIIK
- a CDS encoding RnfABCDGE type electron transport complex subunit B; translation: MKDLLVSVGTLGVLGALFGALIGIFSEKFKVEESPLVSAIYEVLPHGDCGACGFPGCHPCAEAIAEKRAPYDACSVGGKEVADKVKAIMEEAEKSSS
- a CDS encoding metalloregulator ArsR/SmtB family transcription factor produces the protein MRKKQQLCDNFNKCVQVSEFLSAVSNPVRIGIICYLTTGERSVNEIVDKLKISQPTVSLNLFRLYRAGWLSRRRVGKNVYYKIAKDEYKEIIEKISDLYLKKIKIGKTS
- a CDS encoding NAD(P)H-dependent oxidoreductase subunit E — translated: MEVKTFPAVDMEIKKRGAKPEALIQVLHGTQESLGYLPEEVLTYISEKLNVPLSKIYGVVTFYNFFKLKKDAEHVIMVCMGTACYVKGSENILDVICNRLGIKPNEITKDGRFAVRIVRCLGCCGLAPAIMVDGKDVYGKVSKENLIEILTKYS
- a CDS encoding ATP-binding protein yields the protein MKELSLNILDIIENSLKAKAKNIELTIVEDDSKDLLLIEIKDDGVGMDEALLKEVFDPFMTTSKNKKVGLGIPLLKLEAELCDGGVFIESKMGLETIVKVYFKKSHIDVPPLGDLPATIVSIIATHPEVNLKFKHVVNNRTFEISTEDLRKTCEESLCTPLVLNSIKTFLEEKIKELHGGV
- a CDS encoding (2Fe-2S) ferredoxin domain-containing protein, which translates into the protein MDKIKSIEDLRKLREQAKAFLRTRQGEVKVKIYISMGTVGIAAGSRDVLLVILDELQKRNFTDVQIIERGSMGLDVEEPVVGVDRDGVVVYYGHVTPEMARQIVASHVINGQIISDWVIAKE